In Nocardioides dokdonensis FR1436, the following are encoded in one genomic region:
- a CDS encoding peptidoglycan-binding protein — MSDQRAPQGLTDEELAAETGTALPDKEVVSILDLNADLDLAIDAAAPIDLGVAANANVAAPIDAAVGANILSEGSTAQAMADQGALINQSVDADAVANAHQDSTLEQGGAPDSGSAAGATTDPATTAAGSPTDAESTTPTSPDATGGVTDAVDGATGAVDGATGGATGGLTDGLGETAGDTVGGVTSGAPSAADLADGNLLDVNVDLAADANIAAPINGAVAANANVAAPIDAAVAANVGSVDSEAVSIAQQDAIINQSIEGSAEATSDQSSDIQQP; from the coding sequence ATGAGCGACCAGCGCGCACCGCAGGGCCTGACCGACGAGGAGCTCGCCGCCGAGACCGGCACCGCGCTCCCCGACAAGGAGGTCGTCTCGATCCTCGACCTCAACGCCGATCTCGACCTGGCGATCGACGCCGCCGCCCCCATCGACCTCGGGGTCGCCGCGAACGCCAACGTCGCCGCGCCCATCGACGCGGCTGTGGGCGCCAACATCCTCTCGGAGGGCTCGACCGCGCAGGCCATGGCCGATCAGGGCGCCCTCATCAACCAGAGCGTGGACGCCGACGCGGTGGCCAACGCCCACCAGGACAGCACGCTCGAACAGGGCGGTGCCCCCGACTCCGGCAGCGCGGCGGGGGCCACCACGGACCCGGCCACCACCGCCGCCGGCTCCCCGACCGACGCCGAGTCGACCACCCCCACCTCCCCCGACGCGACCGGCGGGGTCACCGACGCCGTCGACGGCGCGACCGGTGCGGTCGACGGCGCCACGGGCGGCGCGACCGGCGGGCTCACCGACGGACTGGGCGAGACGGCTGGGGACACGGTCGGGGGCGTCACCAGCGGAGCTCCCTCGGCCGCCGACCTGGCCGACGGGAACCTGCTCGACGTCAACGTCGACCTCGCCGCCGACGCGAACATCGCTGCGCCCATCAACGGCGCGGTGGCCGCGAACGCCAACGTGGCCGCGCCGATCGACGCCGCCGTGGCCGCCAACGTCGGATCGGTCGACAGCGAGGCCGTCTCGATCGCCCAGCAGGACGCGATCATCAACCAGAGCATCGAGGGCTCGGCCGAGGCCACCTCCGACCAGTCCTCCGACATCCAGCAGCCCTGA
- a CDS encoding CNNM domain-containing protein, with amino-acid sequence MTGFAAIPVTIAIIAASAFFVATEFAVIAARRTRLEAAAADSRSARAALRSASEVPLLLAGSQLGITACTLALGAVTKPAVDHALEPLLAATGLPTYVAAPVSFTLALLLVTFLHLVVGEMAPKSWAISHPERSATLLAVPMRGFMWVFRPVLVLLNEAANRLVRRVGVEPVAEVAIEQDADDLRELVRHSAETGDLDAGSSAQLVGALATSRATVDEVVGERELATVPAGASVAEVHGQARATGHLRILVGTAEAPTGVVHVRDTLTAAGDDPVAPFVRDLLRLEGATTVLDALSTLRAEGTQIALVVRTGAAPTVVTIADLLSRMMPATARAERVVDAD; translated from the coding sequence ATGACCGGCTTCGCCGCCATCCCCGTCACCATCGCGATCATCGCGGCGAGCGCGTTCTTCGTCGCGACCGAGTTCGCGGTCATCGCCGCGCGCCGCACCCGGCTCGAGGCCGCCGCGGCCGACAGCCGCTCCGCCCGCGCGGCGCTGCGCAGCGCCTCGGAGGTGCCGCTGCTGCTCGCCGGCAGCCAGCTCGGGATCACCGCCTGCACGCTGGCCCTGGGGGCGGTGACCAAGCCCGCCGTGGACCACGCGCTGGAGCCGCTGCTCGCCGCCACCGGCCTGCCGACGTACGTCGCGGCCCCGGTGTCGTTCACGCTCGCGCTGCTGCTGGTCACCTTCCTGCACCTCGTCGTCGGCGAGATGGCACCCAAGTCGTGGGCGATCAGCCACCCGGAGCGGTCGGCCACGCTGCTCGCGGTGCCGATGCGTGGCTTCATGTGGGTCTTCCGGCCGGTGCTGGTGCTGCTCAACGAAGCCGCCAACCGGCTCGTGCGCCGGGTCGGGGTGGAGCCCGTCGCCGAGGTCGCGATCGAGCAGGACGCCGACGACCTGCGCGAGCTGGTGCGGCACTCCGCCGAGACCGGCGACCTGGACGCCGGCTCCTCCGCCCAGCTCGTGGGGGCGCTGGCGACCTCCCGGGCCACCGTCGACGAGGTCGTGGGTGAGCGGGAGCTGGCGACCGTCCCGGCCGGGGCGAGCGTCGCCGAGGTGCACGGGCAGGCCCGGGCCACCGGGCACCTGCGCATCCTGGTCGGCACCGCGGAGGCGCCCACCGGCGTGGTCCACGTCCGCGACACCCTCACCGCCGCTGGCGACGACCCGGTCGCGCCGTTCGTGCGCGACCTCCTGCGCCTCGAGGGCGCCACGACCGTCCTCGACGCTCTCTCCACCCTGCGCGCGGAAGGCACCCAGATCGCGCTCGTGGTGCGCACCGGCGCCGCCCCCACGGTCGTCACGATCGCCGACCTGCTCTCGCGGATGATGCCGGCCACCGCCCGGGCCGAACGCGTCGTCGACGCGGACTGA
- a CDS encoding carbon starvation protein A, which yields MTSLWLLLIGLAMLLGGYLLYSKFLAQRIYQLDAGFPTPAHELGDGVDFVPTNKFVLWGHHFTSVAGAAPIVGPAVAVIWGWLPAFLWVTLGTVFFAGMHDLGSLWASARNRGRSMGMLSGRYIGARGRNLFLVVIFLLLLMVVAAFAVVITNLLISTPSSVIPAWGAIAVAVVVGQMIYRWRINLLATTVIGVTALYSLILVGDRYPIELSDPVLGMSPATFWILALFLYAGIASLLPVWVLLQPRDYINGVQLFIGLGLLYGAVLLSTPDIVAPAINRSVPEGTPNLVPLLFVTIACGAISGFHGMVSSGTSSKQLDKETDARFVGYFGAVGEGLLALGAILATTAGYATLAEWEAVYTAFNQGGVTAFVQGGGSILNAGLGISTSLSATILATMAVLFAATTMDTGVRLQRFVVQEAGEVLGMRIGKLAATGIVLVVALGLTFSAGAGGEGGMRIWPLFGTTNQLLASLTLSIVAVMLIRKRRNPWPALVPLAFVLVMSFYAAIVQLGTLRDDSDWLLLGIDVVIMLATVWVSVEAVLAMLDARRSPAEPDDADRTDAVDAIRGA from the coding sequence ATGACGTCACTGTGGTTGTTGTTGATCGGGCTCGCCATGCTGCTGGGTGGCTACCTGCTCTACTCGAAGTTCCTCGCCCAGCGCATCTACCAGCTGGACGCGGGGTTCCCCACTCCGGCGCACGAGCTCGGCGACGGCGTCGACTTCGTGCCCACGAACAAGTTCGTGCTGTGGGGCCACCACTTCACCTCGGTGGCCGGTGCCGCGCCGATCGTCGGACCGGCCGTGGCCGTGATCTGGGGCTGGCTGCCGGCGTTCCTGTGGGTCACCCTCGGCACCGTCTTCTTCGCCGGCATGCACGACCTGGGGTCGCTGTGGGCCTCGGCCCGCAACCGCGGACGCTCGATGGGCATGTTGTCGGGGCGCTACATCGGGGCCCGGGGCCGCAACCTCTTCCTCGTCGTCATCTTCCTGCTGCTGCTGATGGTCGTCGCGGCGTTCGCGGTCGTGATCACCAACCTGCTCATCTCCACCCCGTCGTCGGTGATCCCGGCCTGGGGCGCCATCGCGGTCGCGGTCGTGGTCGGCCAGATGATCTACCGCTGGCGCATCAACCTGCTCGCCACCACCGTCATCGGCGTCACCGCCCTCTACTCGCTGATCCTCGTCGGCGACCGCTACCCGATCGAGCTGTCCGACCCGGTGCTGGGCATGTCGCCGGCCACCTTCTGGATCCTCGCGCTGTTCCTGTACGCCGGCATCGCCTCGCTGCTGCCGGTGTGGGTGCTGCTGCAGCCGCGTGACTACATCAACGGGGTCCAGCTCTTCATCGGCCTCGGCCTGCTCTACGGGGCGGTGCTGCTCAGCACGCCCGACATCGTGGCGCCGGCGATCAACCGGTCGGTGCCGGAGGGCACCCCCAACCTGGTCCCGCTGCTCTTCGTCACGATCGCCTGCGGCGCCATCTCCGGCTTCCACGGGATGGTGTCCTCGGGCACCAGCTCCAAGCAGCTCGACAAGGAGACCGACGCCCGGTTCGTCGGCTACTTCGGCGCCGTCGGCGAGGGTCTCCTGGCGCTGGGAGCGATCCTCGCGACCACCGCCGGCTACGCGACGCTGGCCGAGTGGGAGGCGGTCTACACCGCGTTCAACCAGGGCGGTGTCACCGCCTTCGTCCAGGGTGGCGGCTCGATCCTGAACGCCGGACTGGGCATCTCCACCTCGCTGAGCGCCACGATCCTGGCCACGATGGCCGTCCTCTTCGCCGCCACCACGATGGACACCGGCGTGCGCCTGCAGCGCTTCGTGGTGCAGGAGGCCGGCGAGGTCCTCGGGATGAGGATCGGCAAGCTCGCCGCGACCGGCATCGTCCTGGTCGTCGCGCTGGGGCTGACCTTCAGCGCCGGCGCCGGCGGCGAGGGCGGGATGCGCATCTGGCCGCTGTTCGGCACGACCAACCAGCTGCTGGCCTCGCTGACGCTGTCCATCGTCGCGGTGATGCTGATCCGCAAGCGCCGCAACCCGTGGCCGGCGCTGGTCCCGCTGGCGTTCGTGCTGGTGATGTCCTTCTACGCCGCGATCGTGCAGCTCGGCACCCTGCGCGACGACAGCGACTGGCTGCTGCTCGGCATCGACGTGGTGATCATGCTGGCCACGGTCTGGGTCTCCGTCGAGGCGGTCCTGGCGATGCTGGACGCCCGCCGGTCGCCGGCGGAGCCCGACGACGCCGACCGCACCGACGCGGTCGACGCCATCCGCGGCGCCTGA
- a CDS encoding hemolysin family protein: MDAALTLLAGTLLIAVIIAANGYFVAQEFAYMAVDRSRLKALAGQGDRAARRTLRITDRTSFMLSGAQLGITITGLLVGYVAEPVLGSAIGELLGGVGVPTMTGVLVGTVLVLVLSTVVQMLFGELFPKNLAIARPYPVAQRLSRSTLLYIGAFGWLIRVFDASSNALLKVLRIEPVHDVGHSANLHDLRRIVSVSRDAGELPPELSLVLDRMLDFPRRPVSHALVPRSRVDVLAHDTPLAQVREAMEGGHSRYPVLDEEGDVAGVVHLVDVLEALHHGTRHEAPVSEVARPATVLPTTMLLPDALGAMDESGDQMACVVDEYGGFVGVVTLEDLAEEVVGEITDEHDAEEERHMVLSQTQDRWTVRGDAPLDEVERELGVALPEGDYVTVGGLVIATHGALPREGEQLVVPLPDDPAELAHDDHPPRRHLEVEVLEVARHVPTQLAVALRVAEHPDHVGDPEKEQAR; encoded by the coding sequence ATGGACGCCGCCCTGACCCTGCTCGCGGGCACGCTGCTGATCGCGGTCATCATCGCGGCCAACGGCTACTTCGTGGCCCAGGAGTTCGCCTACATGGCGGTCGACCGGTCGCGCCTGAAGGCCCTGGCCGGGCAGGGCGACCGGGCCGCGCGCCGGACGCTGCGGATCACCGACCGCACCTCCTTCATGCTCTCGGGCGCCCAGCTCGGCATCACGATCACCGGCCTGCTCGTGGGCTACGTCGCCGAGCCGGTGCTGGGCTCGGCGATCGGCGAGCTGCTCGGCGGGGTCGGCGTACCCACGATGACCGGCGTCCTCGTCGGCACCGTGCTGGTGCTGGTGCTCTCCACCGTCGTGCAGATGCTCTTCGGCGAGCTGTTCCCCAAGAACCTCGCCATCGCCCGGCCCTACCCCGTGGCCCAACGCCTCTCCCGCTCGACACTGCTCTACATCGGGGCGTTCGGGTGGCTGATCCGGGTCTTCGACGCTTCCTCCAACGCGCTGCTGAAGGTGTTGCGCATCGAGCCGGTCCACGACGTGGGGCACTCCGCCAACCTGCACGACCTGCGCCGCATCGTCAGCGTCTCCCGCGACGCCGGCGAGCTGCCGCCGGAGCTGAGCCTGGTCCTGGACCGGATGCTCGACTTCCCCCGACGCCCCGTCTCGCACGCCCTGGTGCCCCGTTCGCGTGTCGACGTGCTGGCGCACGACACACCGCTGGCGCAGGTGCGCGAGGCGATGGAGGGCGGCCACTCGCGCTATCCCGTGCTGGACGAGGAGGGCGACGTGGCGGGCGTGGTGCACCTCGTCGACGTGCTCGAGGCGCTGCACCACGGCACGAGGCACGAGGCGCCGGTGAGCGAGGTGGCCCGTCCGGCAACGGTCCTGCCGACCACGATGCTGCTGCCGGACGCCCTCGGCGCGATGGACGAGAGCGGCGACCAGATGGCCTGCGTCGTCGACGAGTACGGCGGCTTCGTGGGCGTGGTGACCCTCGAGGACCTCGCCGAGGAGGTGGTCGGCGAGATCACCGACGAGCACGACGCCGAGGAGGAGCGGCACATGGTCCTCTCGCAGACGCAGGACCGGTGGACGGTGCGCGGCGACGCCCCGCTCGACGAGGTCGAGCGGGAGCTCGGCGTCGCCCTCCCCGAGGGCGACTACGTGACCGTCGGCGGCCTGGTCATCGCCACCCACGGCGCCCTGCCCCGCGAGGGCGAGCAGCTGGTGGTCCCGCTGCCCGACGACCCCGCCGAGCTGGCCCACGACGACCACCCGCCCCGGCGTCACCTCGAGGTCGAGGTGCTCGAGGTGGCCCGGCACGTGCCGACCCAACTGGCCGTCGCGCTGCGCGTGGCCGAGCACCCTGATCACGTCGGGGACCCCGAGAAGGAGCAGGCCCGATGA
- a CDS encoding NAD(P)/FAD-dependent oxidoreductase, with protein sequence MALHGSPHPAAPGSSNGSGPAPRSVAVIGAGMVGLATAWHLQERGVQVTVLERSRVAAGSSWGNAGWLTPGLTVPLPDPGTLRYGIRTGWRPSSPLYIPLQPDLRLARFLTGFARHCTSARWAAGTHAYSPMNAEALDAFAELADAGGAPRPTPAAPFLAAFRTEHDREHLVEALDTMRRTGQRIDYDLLDAAQSRALEPALSAEVGAGLRLEGQEFIDPPAYMEGLAASVRERGGSVLEGCDVTGVHDEGTRVRVVHTGGVERFDAVVLATGAWLERLAAPLGVRRLVQAGRGYSFSVAGDAVPERPVYFPTQRVACTPIRSATGRRLRVAGMMEFRSPDAPLDPRRISAIVDAVRPLLTGFDLDDRQDEWVGSRPVTTDGLPLIGASRSPRVFVGGGHGMWGVALGPLTGRLLAQQMTTGVTPVQLQPFDPLR encoded by the coding sequence ATGGCCCTGCACGGCTCCCCGCACCCCGCCGCCCCCGGCTCCTCGAACGGCTCCGGGCCCGCTCCGCGGTCCGTGGCCGTCATCGGCGCGGGGATGGTCGGGCTGGCCACCGCCTGGCACCTGCAGGAGCGTGGTGTGCAGGTCACCGTGCTGGAGCGCTCGCGGGTCGCGGCCGGGTCGTCCTGGGGCAACGCCGGCTGGCTGACCCCGGGGCTGACGGTCCCGCTGCCCGACCCCGGCACGCTGCGCTACGGCATCCGCACCGGCTGGCGCCCCTCGTCCCCGCTGTACATCCCGCTGCAGCCGGACCTGCGCCTGGCGCGGTTCCTCACCGGCTTCGCCCGGCACTGCACCAGCGCCCGCTGGGCCGCAGGCACCCACGCCTACTCCCCCATGAACGCCGAGGCGCTCGATGCCTTCGCCGAGCTGGCGGACGCCGGAGGCGCCCCCCGCCCCACGCCGGCGGCACCGTTCCTGGCCGCCTTCCGCACCGAGCACGACCGCGAGCACCTGGTCGAGGCCCTGGACACGATGCGGCGCACCGGCCAGCGCATCGACTACGACCTCCTGGACGCCGCGCAGTCGCGCGCGCTCGAACCCGCCCTCTCCGCCGAGGTGGGCGCCGGGCTGCGCCTGGAGGGCCAGGAGTTCATCGACCCGCCGGCCTACATGGAGGGCCTCGCCGCCAGCGTGCGCGAGCGCGGCGGGTCGGTCCTCGAGGGCTGCGACGTCACCGGGGTCCACGACGAGGGCACCCGGGTCCGGGTGGTGCACACGGGCGGCGTGGAGCGCTTCGACGCCGTCGTGCTCGCCACCGGGGCCTGGCTGGAGAGGCTCGCCGCCCCCCTCGGCGTACGCCGCCTGGTCCAGGCGGGCCGCGGCTACTCGTTCTCGGTCGCCGGGGACGCGGTGCCGGAGCGGCCGGTCTACTTCCCCACCCAGCGCGTGGCCTGCACGCCGATCCGGTCGGCCACCGGCCGGCGGCTGCGCGTGGCCGGGATGATGGAGTTCCGCTCGCCGGACGCCCCGCTGGACCCCCGCCGGATCTCCGCGATCGTCGACGCGGTGCGGCCGCTGCTGACCGGCTTCGACCTCGACGACCGGCAGGACGAGTGGGTCGGCTCGCGACCGGTCACCACCGACGGGCTGCCGCTCATCGGGGCCAGCCGCTCGCCCCGCGTGTTCGTGGGTGGCGGGCACGGGATGTGGGGGGTCGCCCTCGGCCCGCTCACGGGCCGGCTGCTGGCCCAGCAGATGACCACCGGGGTGACGCCGGTGCAGCTGCAGCCGTTCGACCCGCTGCGCTGA
- a CDS encoding response regulator, giving the protein MVAAADDAPVSWGALVAASTDGLWLLEPDGTTVWANARLAELLARPGADLTGMAAHEAFPSAARDRVRRHLGLLARASRGRENVPMHLRQGDGTLVPVLVSYAPVRDDNGRGGPTRWLHRVTPASPGPAEPARAGAAPEAAPRRSARDDTHRLLLEVTERERQLAEAQEISGIGSWSWDVVNDDVTWSDQLYRIYDIEPADHVATYQGFLDRLHAEDRGRVDALIRATFGDASSFQFDARAVRPSGEVRWIHGRGRITRHPVSGQPLRMSGTTADVTELHRTQQLATEATRRMHLLQELAAAANGASTLEAAIELVSTALLEHTDWEPVAAYRVTAEQDEPAGSGDDEVEAVVGVAGPVLTLLHPELGHRTPGTPDPGLAREAWRTRAPVVGVEAAPYDAPDGATRRVVAVPVRAGDEVVAVLEAMAGPGVAAADDDEQRLALQIAHQLGIVATRERDAVAVAAARDAAVEASRLKSEFLATMSHEIRTPMNGVIGLNELLLRTELDDHQHRLAAGVQSAGLSLLAIINDILDLSKIESGKLELEEVDFDVRTVFEQSAAVLSGPAHEKGLELVVSCHPDVPEFLRGDPTRLGQVLTNLGSNAVKFTERGEVTIRARVERSDEHAVLLGVDVSDTGVGIAPEAQAGLFDAFTQADLSTTRRHGGTGLGLAISQQLVEAMQGRIQVASVPGEGSTFSFTAVLEPTTATLRRPDPRTRSLRDERVLVVDDNETNRFILTEQLAAWQLRPVAVSTPAEALAALREAQEAGAPFTVALLDLVLPRIDGLELARIIHHDPDIADVRMLLLTSDQAVSPRDARAAGIVTTLNKPVRHAELYDALIAATGRAHEPVHRTLRRVVVPSLDLSVLVVEDNPVNQLVATGLLESLGLHVDVADDGLAAVEALRGEHGYSLVLMDCRMPTMDGFEATEVIRAREPHDQRVPIIAMTASALEGERERCLESGMDDFLTKPVDPTALEDVVRRWTNDPAPAPAALAPGDTTGDTASEPAVEPAVEPAFEPASGPVVAASEDLPVIDLARRRILDELVKDGTSFFDRTARSFSSRIDAQVTGIRDAVEARDANRAFTASHLVKGSALNLGLPRVSAVAAALEAHAHAGRTDDADGMLTELEVEVARAVEELRRTVRP; this is encoded by the coding sequence GTGGTCGCAGCAGCAGACGACGCGCCCGTCTCCTGGGGCGCCCTCGTGGCCGCGAGCACCGACGGCCTGTGGCTGCTCGAGCCCGACGGCACCACCGTCTGGGCCAACGCCCGTCTCGCCGAGCTGTTGGCGCGGCCCGGGGCCGACCTCACGGGCATGGCGGCGCACGAGGCGTTCCCGAGCGCCGCCCGCGACCGCGTACGCCGCCACCTGGGCCTGCTGGCCCGGGCCAGCCGGGGTCGCGAGAACGTCCCGATGCACCTGCGCCAGGGCGACGGGACGCTGGTGCCGGTGCTGGTCAGCTATGCGCCGGTGCGCGACGACAACGGCCGCGGCGGCCCCACCCGGTGGTTGCACCGGGTCACCCCCGCGTCTCCCGGTCCCGCCGAGCCCGCACGAGCGGGCGCTGCCCCGGAGGCCGCGCCGCGGCGCTCGGCCCGCGACGACACCCACCGGCTCCTCCTCGAGGTCACCGAGCGCGAGCGCCAGCTCGCCGAGGCCCAGGAGATCTCGGGCATCGGCAGCTGGAGCTGGGACGTCGTCAACGACGACGTCACCTGGTCCGACCAGCTCTACCGCATCTACGACATCGAGCCCGCCGACCACGTCGCGACCTATCAGGGCTTCCTGGACCGGCTGCACGCCGAGGACCGAGGTCGCGTCGACGCGCTCATCCGAGCGACCTTCGGCGACGCCTCGAGCTTCCAGTTCGACGCGCGCGCGGTCCGACCCTCCGGCGAGGTGCGCTGGATCCACGGCCGCGGGCGGATCACCCGGCACCCCGTCAGCGGGCAGCCGCTGCGGATGAGTGGCACGACCGCCGACGTCACCGAGCTGCACCGCACCCAGCAGCTGGCCACCGAGGCGACCCGCCGCATGCACCTGCTGCAGGAGCTGGCCGCGGCTGCGAACGGCGCGTCCACCCTGGAAGCGGCGATCGAGCTGGTCAGCACCGCCCTGCTCGAGCACACCGACTGGGAGCCGGTGGCGGCCTACCGGGTCACCGCCGAGCAGGACGAGCCCGCCGGGTCGGGCGACGACGAGGTGGAAGCGGTCGTCGGTGTCGCGGGCCCGGTCCTGACGCTCCTGCACCCCGAGCTCGGGCACCGCACGCCCGGCACCCCCGACCCGGGCCTGGCGCGGGAGGCGTGGCGCACCCGGGCGCCGGTCGTCGGCGTCGAGGCCGCGCCGTACGACGCCCCGGACGGGGCCACGCGCCGCGTCGTGGCCGTGCCGGTGCGGGCCGGCGACGAGGTCGTAGCCGTCCTCGAGGCCATGGCCGGACCGGGGGTCGCTGCCGCGGACGACGACGAGCAGCGGCTCGCCCTGCAGATCGCCCACCAGCTGGGCATCGTCGCCACCCGCGAGCGCGACGCCGTCGCCGTGGCCGCGGCGCGGGACGCCGCGGTGGAGGCCTCGCGCCTGAAGTCGGAGTTCCTGGCGACGATGAGCCACGAGATCCGCACCCCCATGAACGGCGTCATCGGGCTCAACGAGCTGCTGCTGCGCACCGAGCTCGACGACCACCAGCACCGCCTCGCCGCGGGTGTGCAGAGCGCCGGGCTGTCGCTGCTGGCGATCATCAACGACATCCTCGACCTGTCGAAGATCGAGTCCGGCAAGCTGGAGCTGGAGGAGGTCGACTTCGACGTCCGCACCGTCTTCGAGCAGTCCGCCGCCGTGCTCAGCGGTCCGGCGCACGAGAAGGGCCTCGAGCTCGTCGTGTCCTGCCACCCCGACGTGCCGGAGTTCCTGCGCGGCGACCCGACGCGTCTCGGGCAGGTCCTGACCAACCTCGGCTCCAACGCCGTGAAGTTCACCGAGCGCGGCGAGGTCACCATCCGTGCGCGGGTCGAGCGCAGCGACGAGCACGCCGTGCTGCTGGGCGTCGACGTCTCCGACACCGGCGTGGGGATCGCGCCCGAGGCCCAGGCCGGCCTCTTCGACGCCTTCACCCAGGCCGACCTCTCCACCACCCGACGGCACGGCGGCACCGGTCTGGGCCTGGCCATCTCCCAGCAGCTCGTCGAGGCGATGCAGGGTCGCATCCAGGTGGCCAGCGTGCCCGGCGAGGGCAGCACGTTCTCGTTCACCGCCGTCCTGGAGCCCACCACCGCCACGCTGCGTCGCCCCGACCCCCGGACCCGGTCGCTGCGCGACGAGCGGGTGCTCGTGGTCGACGACAACGAGACCAACCGGTTCATCCTCACCGAGCAGCTCGCGGCGTGGCAGCTGCGCCCGGTGGCCGTCTCGACCCCGGCCGAGGCGCTCGCAGCGCTGCGCGAGGCCCAGGAGGCCGGGGCCCCGTTCACCGTCGCCCTGCTCGACCTGGTGCTGCCCCGCATCGACGGGCTGGAGCTGGCCCGGATCATCCACCACGACCCGGACATCGCCGACGTCCGGATGCTGCTGCTGACCTCCGACCAGGCGGTGAGCCCCCGCGACGCCAGGGCGGCCGGCATCGTCACGACCCTCAACAAGCCGGTGCGGCACGCCGAGCTGTACGACGCCCTGATCGCAGCCACCGGGCGCGCCCACGAGCCCGTGCACCGCACGCTGCGCCGCGTCGTGGTGCCCTCCCTGGACCTCTCGGTCCTCGTCGTCGAGGACAACCCCGTGAACCAGCTCGTGGCCACCGGGCTGCTGGAGTCCCTGGGTCTGCACGTCGACGTCGCCGACGACGGGCTCGCGGCCGTCGAGGCGCTGCGGGGCGAGCACGGCTACTCCCTGGTGCTGATGGACTGCCGGATGCCCACCATGGACGGGTTCGAGGCCACCGAGGTGATCCGCGCCCGCGAGCCGCACGACCAGCGGGTGCCCATCATCGCGATGACGGCCTCCGCCCTCGAGGGCGAGCGGGAGCGGTGCCTCGAGTCCGGGATGGACGACTTCCTGACCAAGCCGGTCGACCCGACGGCGCTCGAGGACGTGGTGCGACGCTGGACCAACGACCCGGCCCCCGCCCCTGCGGCGCTCGCGCCCGGTGACACCACCGGGGACACGGCCAGCGAGCCCGCTGTCGAGCCCGCTGTCGAGCCCGCGTTCGAGCCGGCCTCCGGCCCGGTGGTCGCCGCCTCCGAGGACCTGCCGGTCATCGACCTGGCGCGCCGCCGGATCCTCGACGAGCTGGTCAAGGACGGCACCAGCTTCTTCGACCGCACCGCGCGCTCGTTCTCCTCGCGCATCGACGCGCAGGTCACCGGCATCCGCGACGCGGTCGAGGCCCGCGACGCCAACCGCGCCTTCACCGCCTCCCACCTGGTCAAGGGCAGCGCCCTCAACCTGGGGCTGCCCCGTGTCTCCGCGGTCGCCGCGGCCCTCGAGGCGCACGCGCACGCCGGGCGGACCGACGACGCCGACGGGATGCTCACCGAGCTGGAGGTCGAGGTCGCCCGCGCCGTCGAGGAGCTGCGCCGGACGGTGCGGCCCTGA
- a CDS encoding cory-CC-star protein has translation MSRWAAFRAGLEEFYAGPYRRTFRQARQEEDDLFLLVVLAESLGVPDPAAYYSAELLPATYDEFHAWHRRMGMDRSPLDHLGCC, from the coding sequence GTGAGTCGCTGGGCCGCCTTCCGCGCGGGCCTGGAGGAGTTCTACGCCGGCCCCTACCGGCGTACCTTCCGCCAGGCCCGCCAGGAGGAGGACGACCTGTTCCTGCTGGTCGTCCTCGCGGAGTCCCTCGGGGTGCCCGACCCTGCGGCCTACTACTCCGCCGAGCTGCTGCCGGCCACCTACGACGAGTTCCACGCCTGGCACCGGCGGATGGGCATGGACCGCTCGCCGCTCGACCACCTGGGCTGCTGTTGA